TTCCTCTATATACCACGTCGCACAATATTCCTTTTACGTCGCTACCCTTATCTTAAACCACTTTTGGAGATAGTGCCCCAAAAGTGGTTTTTTATTATATTCTATGGTATTTGTTTATTTAAATACCATAAATCTCTGAAGCGCAGGTCAATGTGGTCTAACGCTTGCCTATCTTTTAATTGATCTTTTAAAACTAAATTAAGACTCTCCTCTTGTTTCTTGAAATCCGTCTCAGAATTGACCAATATCTTCCATCCTTCCAATGTGGTGATTTCTGCCTCCAAAATACTCCCTTTTTCGTTAATTTTAACAATAGTGGCTGTTATGTTGTTTTGCCTTAAAATATTGCCTCTAATTAGGTCTAGAATGCCTTTAATGAAGTTTATATAGGTCTGATTATGGAAGTTGGCTGAACCTTGATCATAAAAAATTATCAAATCATTATTTTTCTCTTCATTATTATTTAGTGTCGTAAAATATTGAGTGGATTCTGATTTTATTATGATCACTTGGCCGTTAGAATTGAAATAATACTCCCCTTCATAGCCTAAAATTTCCAAACGAGCAACCGGTTGATATTCTTCTATGTTTAATTCCAATGTATTGGTCATTTTTTTGTTAATTTTAAATGAACGGATACGGGAATCCACACTGAGTATTTTGGACAAACAATTATTGTTAAAAAGAATCAAGTTGGAACCAAATGGTCTCTTTACTACAGAATTAATCAAATCTTTTAATTCCGCTTCAGAGGTTAAATTATAGTCATTAATTTTGGTGATTGTAATATTTTTAATTTTAAAAATCGGACTGAATAATAAAATATAGCCGCCGCCCAAAATTAAAACAAATGCCGAAATGATTAAAATCATCAATTTTAATTTCGTTGTTCTTTTCTTTATAAAATCTTTCCTTGAGGCGCGTACAGCTTTGACCTCAGGTCTAAAATTTTGTTTTTTTTCGTATCTGGTTGGTTTCTTCCGCGTAAACATAATATAGTAAATTTTATCCTATTTTTGTAAAAAAACAAGAAGGTAATTTTTTAAAATTACCTTCTTGTTAAGATATTCTGTTCAACTAGACAACTTTAGGAGCATCCTTGCCTAAGATTTTATACATCTTGGTTCCGCATTTTGCGCAAGTGCCGGTGGCAGCTCTGCGCTTTACGTCACCCTTGCCATTCATGACAACTTCTTTAACGTCTTTCATTTCACTGTCTTTGGCTTTACATTTTACACAATAACCTTGCATAGTTTTAAAATTTAATTGATTAATTTGATTATATTATAGCACAGATATAAGATATTAGAAAGGGCCTTATTCGTCAAAAACCCCTTGTTGATACAGATGATTAATTATCTCTTTTTCATCTTCATCCGAATAAGTCTTTATTAAAAGTTGATGAATTTCAGCGGGTTTTAATTTTTTAGTTATGTCCGAATTTCTATCTGTTCTGGTCGAGGCCGCATCATAGAAATCGATAATCGACAAGATTTTGGCGTATTTTTCAATTATTTTTATTGTTTCTGGACTGGCGGTAAAATTTAATTCGGGTAAATTTTGAGGATATTTTTTTTCGCCAAAATAATGATGACGCAATAAAATTTCCGCCGAAAAAGGAAAATCATCTTTTAACAAGAAATAACCGTAAAGAGGATGAGATTTCATCGTTTCCATATCCTGCTCGGTGAATTTCTCGGTTTTTTGTAAAATTTCTTCGTCTATTGCCACTTTACCCAAGTCATGTAATAAGCCGGCGTAGAAAAATGGTTTAGGGTCTATTTTTAATGATTCGGCCACCAGGGCGCCGGTTAAACCAACTCTTAATGAATGATTGTATGTGGCAGTATCTTTTCTTTTAATCCAATTTAAATATTCTTTTAAAGAGTTTTGTTGATTAGGATCAATATTAAATTGATCTATTCTCTGATATAAAAGTTTTTCTAGATTTTTTTCTTCTTGCGTTTGTTCAAGCCCTTCTTTAAACATGACTTAATTATAGCATGTTTTAAAGATAAAACAAGGGGTTTCGGTGAGCCTAAAAAGGCTTTTTAAGGGCAAAATTAGGGATTAAAACCCTAGAACTATCCTTCTCTTGGACCCAACCATTCTTAAAGCCCAGATTTAAAGCATATTTGCAGACCTTATTAAATTCTTCATTATCAACGCATTGGTTGATTTCTTTGAAGTCAGCAGCTTTATATAGTGGATAATATTGATTCATAAGGCTTAAATGAATGTTTTTATCGATTAAGGCTGTTTGTTCTAGAACTTGCAAACTGTTTTTGGTATTATTTGGTAAAACTAAGTGTCGTAAAATAATTCCTTTATAGGCAATGTTATTTTTTGTTTTTAAATGACCGACCTGTCTTAACATTTCTTTAATGGCGTTTGTGGCGGTGGTTGTGTAATTTTTAATTCCCGAATATTTAAGAGCTATTTCATCATCTCCATATTTAAAATCAGGCAAATAAATATCCACCAATTTTTCCATTTGTTTAAGCGTCTCCACTTTTTCATAGGCGTTGGAATTCCATACAATTGGTATGATTAGTCCCCTCTTTTTAGCCGCGATGATTGCTTTTTTTATGTATGGCAGC
The nucleotide sequence above comes from Patescibacteria group bacterium. Encoded proteins:
- a CDS encoding DUF5679 domain-containing protein; translated protein: MQGYCVKCKAKDSEMKDVKEVVMNGKGDVKRRAATGTCAKCGTKMYKILGKDAPKVV
- a CDS encoding HD domain-containing protein codes for the protein MFKEGLEQTQEEKNLEKLLYQRIDQFNIDPNQQNSLKEYLNWIKRKDTATYNHSLRVGLTGALVAESLKIDPKPFFYAGLLHDLGKVAIDEEILQKTEKFTEQDMETMKSHPLYGYFLLKDDFPFSAEILLRHHYFGEKKYPQNLPELNFTASPETIKIIEKYAKILSIIDFYDAASTRTDRNSDITKKLKPAEIHQLLIKTYSDEDEKEIINHLYQQGVFDE
- a CDS encoding radical SAM protein, which translates into the protein MTEKIIKIAWFGKHVGEEPPLVGNKNQGAGGIFFSGCNLRCVFCQNFQISQQRLIEKKYSIEELADIMLSLQKQKAVNIDLVTPTIWLPYIKKAIIAAKKRGLIIPIVWNSNAYEKVETLKQMEKLVDIYLPDFKYGDDEIALKYSGIKNYTTTATNAIKEMLRQVGHLKTKNNIAYKGIILRHLVLPNNTKNSLQVLEQTALIDKNIHLSLMNQYYPLYKAADFKEINQCVDNEEFNKVCKYALNLGFKNGWVQEKDSSRVLIPNFALKKPF